A segment of the Curtobacterium sp. MCSS17_007 genome:
TAGCGGTCCTCAAAGTCCTCGACGTCGCAGTGAGCGTCTGGCACTGACTCTGCCCGGTGATGGATCCCCGGTCGAGATCCTGACCCGCGGTTCAAACTGCGTCGAGGGACAGGGAAGCTGCGCTGAGTCGCGAGCCAGGCTTCAGTTGTTGAATCTTCCTCGCTCTGCAAGGATCGAGCCATGATTCAGATCCGGCAGGAACATCAGCTCAACCCTGTTTCGGAGCCCGTTAGCGCCCTTGTCGCTGTCACGCGCCCGATTCTTGTGGGGCTGCTGCACTCAATCGGTGAGGAGTATCTGGAGCCCCACGGTGGCCGAGAGGGCCTGCGCCTGAAAAACCTTGGTCGAGTGCGTAAGGCGAGCGATGGTGATTTGGGCGTCGCATTCGAGTATGCAGTGCACGACGCAGTGATGAGGCAAGAGCCAATCATCAGTGATCGCGTCGCAACTGCACTGGGGCAGGTTTCGTATCACCGAGACAGAGCCGAAGTCGATACTCTTCGCGATCGAAAAGTCGGGTTCGAAGCAGCTCGTAGACACCAAACGCGAACTAATCACCCCTGATTCCCGAGTGCTTTCAGGAGGACGAGGCCAGCCGGTGAAGCTGCAGGGGTACATGAACCAGCTTGCGGCGGCATTCCATCGCCCTGCATCTCGTCCACAATTGCCCCGCAGTATTCAGGGCCTCTGGAAGGCAGACCTTTTCTTAGGGTCAACGGGGCGTGACCACTGGGTGGGCACCACAGTGAAAATCAACCCGTCAAGGCTGGAAGCTGCCGCGGGACTGCGGATAGCGATTGTTCCATCTTCGGCGGGAGCCTCCGATGCCGTTCGCATGGATGAACAGAAGAACCTCGTGGTGTGTCCTGTGCCTCACGACTTCAGTTTCATGCAGACCTTCTTCGAAGGCATGCGCATTGTGCAAATGCTGGTAGCGCGCGATTTCAAAATGCCGAGCGACTCTGACCTGCCAAACCCAGCGCATCGCGAAGTTGCGAGAATCTACGTGGAGCGACGCAACTCGAAAGTCAGTGAGGTTCTTGACTCGGTCGGTGTCTTCGCCCAGCCCGAACTCCTTCATACCACCCCAGAGGACGTCACTGCTGCCCTGTTCGAAACTGAGCAGGGACCACAGACCTACACTGTTCTCGGTCCGATGCCCCGGAGCACCTCGGATTGACCTTTGCAAGGTGACCCGCTCGGGGCGTCCTCTCACCCTCAGGCCGTAACTGCGAGCGCGGCGAGACAGCGGATCTCAGTAGCCAATCGATGAACGGACGCCGACGTGCCGTAGATCGGCGATCGTAAGCAGTGTCCGCTTAGCCGGCACCGACACGACTTGCAGCGTCAGCGGGAAAACCGAAGAAGTTCACCTTCAACCCGGGTCTTTGGGTTCCCTTGTTTGTCCGTGCCGTTAGGGCGCGTGACGGTGGTGAGCTCGTCTTGTCCGAGTTCGTTCTCGACTTCTTCGATCAGGCTTGCACGGATGTATCGGATTGCATCTGGGTCGATGGGGATGTCATGCAGGGCGGTCATCCGGATCAGGGCGGAGGCAAGCTTCTCACCGAATCGGAGATCGCGAGCCGTCCGGCGCTGCCCGCGCTGGCCGTGTTTCAAGTCGTTTTGCAGTGTCGCAAGGAACTGCGCGACGAGCATCTCGACATCGAACGGGGGCCGTGCGAGATTCGACCAGTCTCCTCCGCTAGCGCGTACGCAGTTGGCAATCGCGTCCACCAGCTTGATCTGTTCGTGAGGCGCACCGACGACCCAGCCGCCGAGTGCTTCCAGGGTGTTGATCAGCAGCATTGCCCGGGGCTCGAGGAACCGGGTGAATCCTGCAAGCGCTTCAATTGCTGACTGCATCGGGTTCCGGAAGGCGTCGTCGTCGAGCCACCGCTCAAACCAGGCCTGCATGCCGTCCGGACCGAGCGCCGGCATACCGAACAGGGGGACGGGGAGCTTTACCGGATCCTGGAAGGTGCTGTACGCGGTGTCAGCGATGAAGGCCGGCGCCCAGTCGATCGTGTCCGGTTCTCCTCGCATGTATTTCGTCGGGAACGATAGGCCACGCACGTGGTGGCTTCGCCACTCCACGCGCTTGCCGTATGCGAGAACGAGGAGGCTTCGCATCGGGTACTGCTGCCACAACAGGATCTCTGGCTGCACGTCACCGCCGAGCCACTTGGTTTCGATCACGACCTCGTTGTGGACTGTGACTCCCTCGTCGTTCTCCCGCCAAGGTGTGGTTCGCAGCACGTCGTACTGCAGGGCGGAAGCGAAGTCTTCCGCGTCGACCGTCCACGAGACATGCTCCTTGACGCTCCGGGTGAGCACGATCTGCTCGGGGTGCTCCTGGTCGGTGTCTGCGACTTCGATGCGACCGAAACCGCTGAAGCGGGCAAGCCCGTCGATCGTTGAGTACATCTCCTCCACGGAGAGCACGGACGGAGCCAGGGGGGTTTCGAGCGCGCGAGTAATGCGTTCTTCGGCCGTTCCCGTTGGAAGCGCTTCCGGGTACTGACAGATCGCGTTTCGCGCTCTCCCTCTCGTAACGAGAATCGTGCTGCCATGTCGGCCTGTGTAGCGAACGTCCGAAAGAGTCACCGGCCCGCGGTCATCGACGAATAGGAGGTCGACGCCGCCGCGCCCGGGCTTGAGCCACTCCTCGATGACCGCGTACTGCGGTTGCCGAGGTGATGCCGGCACGGCGATTTCCGGACCCAGTTCCGTCCAAGTCAGCGATGCGGCGATGAGATCAGGGTGCTTACCGTCGCTGAGTAAGCCTGTTCGGACGTCGTTGGCTCGGAGCACGTTATCCATGACGTCAAACTATTCGGTGAGGCTCCCCCGGTCCATGGTGCCTCGATCCTGATTGGCAGCCGCGGTCCTAGCGCTGGTCATGGCCTCGTTCATCCCAAGGAACTCGCGGACCGTCTGATGCGCGATCGGCGCAGGCGCCTGAGGCCGGCTCCGCTCGGCTCGGCTCGGCTCGGCTCGGCTCGGCTCGGCTCGGCTCGGCTCGGCGTCAGTGTCGTCAAACCGATCGTCGACACATCCCACGTCGGGGAAGGTATGGCAGCCGTGAAGTGGGCAGAGCCTGGAGAGATCGGCACCTGGTGGTGCGGCCACATCACATTGGTCCGGCTCGGGCACCTCGAACCAAAAGGTTAGTGGCTCATGAACTACCGGCTACTTGCTACTGGCAGCCCCACGATCAGTCGCCGACTCCGGAACCAGAGTCACCCGCAGAGACATTTGCAATCGCGCCACCGTCGCGAGATCCGGCCACGCCAGTCCAGCCAACACGTTCGCTAACGTCTGCGGATTGACTTCCGCCGCCAGAGCAACTGACCGCAGGGACCGGGACCCGATCGCGCTCCTGAGCCGCAATACAAACTGCCGGCCGAACTCGCCCAGCGAGTTTTCGCTCGACGCTTCAGGCCATGGACTAGGACATAGGTCCACAGGCCGCGGACGGCTCACGCGCGGCACATCAACCTCCTACGGCCAAACAGTGCACGTATACGAGAACTGGCTGGCGCTACACAAGACCGGACACCAGGCGAAACTGGCCAGATCTATGCGTTTTCGGCCAACCACCGCGCGCTGCTGACCACATCTCATTCCTGCTTGGCCAAGTACCGGCTCGCGCATCACGAAGCCAGCGAGGCGCCCTCACGAGTCAGACCAGGATCAGAAGTCCCAGTCCTCGTCCTCCGTCACGACGGCCTTGCCGATGACGTACGACGAACCCGACCCCGAGAAGAAGTCGTGGTTCTCGTCCGCGTTCGGCGACAGCGCCGACAGGATGGCCGGGTTCACGTCCGTCGTCTCCTTGGGGAACATCGGCTCGTAGCCCAGGTTCATCAGCGCCTTGTTGGCGTTGTAGTGCAGGAACTTCTTGACGTCCTCGGTCAGCCCGACGCCGTCGTAGAGGTCCTGCGTGTACTGCACCTCGTTCTCGTAGAGCTCGAAGAGGAGCGAGAACGTGTAGTCCTTGATCTCCTGCTTGCGCTCCTCGGAAGCGCCCTCGAGGCCCTTCTGGAACTTGTAGCCGATGTAGTACCCGTGGACGGCTTCGTCGCGGATGATGAGACGGATCAGGTCGGCCGTGTTGGTGAGCTTCGCGCGCGAGGACCAGTACATCGGCAGGTAGAAGCCGGAGTAGAACAGGAACGACTCGAGCAGCGTCGAGGCGACCTTGCGCTTCAGGGGGTCGTCACCGGTGTAGTAGTCGAGGACGATCTGGGCCTTCTTCTGCAGGTTCACGTTCTCGGTGGACCAGCGGAAGGCGTCGTCGATCTCGGGCGTCGAGGCGAGCGTCGAGAAGATCGACGAGTAGCTCTTCGCGTGCACCGACTCCATGAACGCGATGTTCGTGTAGACGGCTTCTTCGTGCGGGGTGATCGCGTCGGGGATCAGGCTGATCGCGCCGACGGTGCCCTGGATGGTGTCGAGCAGCGTCAGGCCGGTGAAGACCCGCATGGTGAGCTGCTGCTCCTCCGGCGTGAGCGTGTTCCACGACTGCACGTCGTTCGACAGCGGCACCTTCTCGGGCAGCCAGAAGTTGTTGACCAGACGGTTCCAGACCTCGACGTCCTTGTCGTCCTGGATGCGGTTCCAGTTGATGGCACTGACCGCGCTGATCAGCGGGATGGACTTGCCCGTGGCGTGGACCGGGTCGGTGAGGGTCATGGATTGTCTTCCGGATTCGAGATGGTGATCTGGTGACGGACTGGAGGCGCGGTGCGGTCTGGCACCGTGCCTCCAGTCCGAAGGGTGATCGCGTGGGCGATCAGAGCATGCAGCTGACGCAGCCCTCGACCTCGGTGCCCTCGAGGGCGAGCTGGCGGAGACGGATGTAGTAGATCGTCTTGATGCCCTTGCGCCATGCGTAGATCTGGGCCTTGTTGATGTCGCGCGTGGTGGCCGTGTCCTTGAAGAACAGCGTGAGCGACAGACCCTGGTCGACGTGCTGCGTGGCAGCGGCGTAGGTGTCGATGATCTTCTCGGGGCCGATCTCGTACGCGTCCTGGTAGTAGTCCAGGTTGTCGTTCGTCATGAACGGCGCCGGGTAGTAGACGCGACCGAGCTTGCCTTCCTTGCGGATCTCGATCTTCGACGCGATCGGGTGGATCGACGACGTCGAGTGGTTGATGTACGAGATCGAACCGGTCGGCGGGACGGCCTGCAGGTTCTGGTTGTAGATGCCGTGCTCCTGGATGGACGCCTTCAGCGCCTTCCAGTCGTCCTGCGTCGGGATCGCGATGTTCGCGTCGGCGAACAGCTGCGCGACGCGGGCGGTCGCCGGCACCCAGGCCTGGTCGGTGTACTTGTCGAAGAACTCGCCCGACGCGTACTTCGAGTCACGGAAGCCGTCGAAGGTCTCCCCCGTCTCGATGGCGATGTTGTTCGAGGCGCGCAGGGCGTGGAACAGCACCGTGTAGAAGTAGATGTTCGTGAAGTCGATGCCCTCTTCGGAGCCGTAGTACACGCGCTCACGAGCGAGGTAGCCGTGCAGGTTCATCTGGCCGAGGCCGATGGCGTGCGACTTGTCGTTGCCGTCCTCGACCGAGCGGACCGACGAGATGTGCGACATCTGCGAGACCGAGGTCAGACCGCGGATCGCCGTCTCGATGGTCTTGCCGAAGTCCGGCGAGTCCATCGTCAGCGCGATGTTCAGCGAGCCGAGGTTGCAGGAGATGTCCTTGCCGATCTCCTTGTAGGACAGGTCCTCGTTGAAGGTCGTCGGGGTGTTGACCTGCAGGATCTCCGAGCACAGGTTGGACATGTTGATCCGACCCTTGATCGGGTTGGCCTTGTTCACCGTGTCCTCGAACACGATGTACGGGTAGCCCGACTCGAACTGGATCTCGGCGATGGTCGTGAAGAAGTCACGCGCCTTGATCTTCGTCTTCTTGATGCGCGAGTCGTCGACCATCGCGCGGTAGTTCTCGGAGATCGGGACGTCGCCGAACGGGACGCCGTAGACCTTCTCGACGTCGTACGGCGAGAACAGGTACATGTCCTCGTTGTTCTTCGCGAGCTCGAACGTGATGTCCGGCACGACGACACCGAGCGACAGCGTCTTGATGCGGATCTTCTCGTCCGCGTTCTCGCGCTTGGTGTCGAGGAACTTCATGATGTCGGGGTGGTGCGCCGACAGGTAGACGGCACCGGCACCCTGGCGCGCGCCGAGCTGGTTCGCGTACGAGAAGGAGTCTTCCAGCAGCTTCATGACGGGGATGATGCCCGAGGACTGGTTCTCGATCTGCTTGATCGGGGCGCCGGCCTCGCGGATGTTGGAGAGCAGCAGGGCCACGCCGCCGCCGCGCTTCGAGAGCTGCAGCGAGGAGTTGATGCCGCGCGAGATCGACTCCATGTTGTCCTCGATGCGGAGGAGGAAGCAGGAGACGAGCTCGCCGCGCTGGGCCTTCGCGGTGTTGAGGAACGTCGGGGTCGCGGGCTGGAAGCGGCCGGCGATGATCTCCTCGACGAGGTCGATCGCGAGCTGCTCGTTGCCCTGCGCCAGGCCGAGGGCGGTCATCACGACGCGGTCCTCGAAGCGCTCGAGGTAGCGCTTGCCGTCGAACGTCTTGAGCGTGTAGCTCGTGTAGTACTTGAACGCACCGAGGAACGTCTGGAACCGGAACTTCTTCGAGTACGCCAGGTCGTTGAGCTGCTGGATGAACTCGAGCGAGTACTGGTCGATCGTCTCGCGCTCGTAGTACTCGTTCTCGACCAGGTAGTCGAGCCGCTCCTTCAGGTTGTGGAAGAAGACGGTGTTCTGGTTGACGTGCTGCAGGAAGAACTGCTTGGCAGCCTCACGATCCTTGTCGAACTGGATGTTCCCGTTCGCGTCGTAGAGGTTGAGCATCGCGTTGAGGGAGTGGTAGTCCATCCCCGTCTGCGGCGACGTCAGATCGACGTCTGCAACTGCTGCGTCCAAAATGCATCCAATCCAGTGTTGACAGCCAGCACGTCGTCCGGCGTGCCGAAGAGTTCGAAGCGGTACAGGAGCGGGACGCCGCACTTCTGCGCGATGACGTCCCC
Coding sequences within it:
- the nrdF gene encoding class 1b ribonucleoside-diphosphate reductase subunit beta, producing MTLTDPVHATGKSIPLISAVSAINWNRIQDDKDVEVWNRLVNNFWLPEKVPLSNDVQSWNTLTPEEQQLTMRVFTGLTLLDTIQGTVGAISLIPDAITPHEEAVYTNIAFMESVHAKSYSSIFSTLASTPEIDDAFRWSTENVNLQKKAQIVLDYYTGDDPLKRKVASTLLESFLFYSGFYLPMYWSSRAKLTNTADLIRLIIRDEAVHGYYIGYKFQKGLEGASEERKQEIKDYTFSLLFELYENEVQYTQDLYDGVGLTEDVKKFLHYNANKALMNLGYEPMFPKETTDVNPAILSALSPNADENHDFFSGSGSSYVIGKAVVTEDEDWDF
- the nrdE gene encoding class 1b ribonucleoside-diphosphate reductase subunit alpha, with translation MDYHSLNAMLNLYDANGNIQFDKDREAAKQFFLQHVNQNTVFFHNLKERLDYLVENEYYERETIDQYSLEFIQQLNDLAYSKKFRFQTFLGAFKYYTSYTLKTFDGKRYLERFEDRVVMTALGLAQGNEQLAIDLVEEIIAGRFQPATPTFLNTAKAQRGELVSCFLLRIEDNMESISRGINSSLQLSKRGGGVALLLSNIREAGAPIKQIENQSSGIIPVMKLLEDSFSYANQLGARQGAGAVYLSAHHPDIMKFLDTKRENADEKIRIKTLSLGVVVPDITFELAKNNEDMYLFSPYDVEKVYGVPFGDVPISENYRAMVDDSRIKKTKIKARDFFTTIAEIQFESGYPYIVFEDTVNKANPIKGRINMSNLCSEILQVNTPTTFNEDLSYKEIGKDISCNLGSLNIALTMDSPDFGKTIETAIRGLTSVSQMSHISSVRSVEDGNDKSHAIGLGQMNLHGYLARERVYYGSEEGIDFTNIYFYTVLFHALRASNNIAIETGETFDGFRDSKYASGEFFDKYTDQAWVPATARVAQLFADANIAIPTQDDWKALKASIQEHGIYNQNLQAVPPTGSISYINHSTSSIHPIASKIEIRKEGKLGRVYYPAPFMTNDNLDYYQDAYEIGPEKIIDTYAAATQHVDQGLSLTLFFKDTATTRDINKAQIYAWRKGIKTIYYIRLRQLALEGTEVEGCVSCML